In the genome of Palaemon carinicauda isolate YSFRI2023 chromosome 13, ASM3689809v2, whole genome shotgun sequence, one region contains:
- the LOC137651777 gene encoding uncharacterized protein, whose protein sequence is MVNRRKEEKECMKRETGNNAKDEERLNCADGARIRCDSLEYSKDLEFPPNEKAAFISDLLVDGPPQGQNAFDDGSDPQNEGNTQANHVTHPQDDSTLHMGVAPLSPTSSESYSCRSGGTVTSGRSEVPETLGVRKYFTNPREVLRKTENIATAANGVHRKPLLLNACADTTDNGTSAFRFIDDPLSDESNLSVDHF, encoded by the exons ATGGTTAATAGAAGAAAGGAAGAGAAGGAGTGTATGAAAAGAGAAACGGGAAATAATGCAAAAGACGAAGAACGGTTAAATTGCGCTGATGGTGCAAGAATAAGATGTGATTCTCTTGAGTACTCAAAAGATTTGGAGTTTCCGCCGAACGAAAAGGCTGCATTCATTTCAGA TTTGTTAGTGGATGGCCCTCCGCAGGGTCAAAACGCGTTTGATGATGGAAGTGACCCCCAAAATGAAGGAAATACCCAAGCCAACCACGTAACCCACCCTCAAGATGATAGCACCCTCCACATGGGGGTAGCACCCCTGTCCCCTACATCGAGTGAATCATACTCTTGTAGGTCTGGAGGAACTGTCACTTCTGGGCGAAGTGAAGTTCCCGAAACGCTGGGGGTTCGTAAATATTTCACCAATCCTAGAGAG GTACTTCGGAAAACTGAAAATATCGCCACAGCAGCAAACGGTGTCCACAGGAAACCGCTACTGTTAAACGCCTGTGCTGACACAACAGATAACGGAACGTCAGCCTTCAGGTTTATAGACGACCCTCTTTCGGACGAATCCAACCTCAGCGTGGATCATTTCTAA